A region from the Bradyrhizobium erythrophlei genome encodes:
- a CDS encoding ABC transporter ATP-binding protein, which yields MTPLLETKGVWQRFSGLIANSDISISVGRGEIVGLIGPNGAGKSTLFNLIAGVLPPTQGTIWFNGEDVTSLPAAERCQRGIARTFQVVKSFETMTVIDNVIVGALVRNTVMREARRKAHAVLDFCGLAGRADVLASELIPSEKRRLEVARALATEPKLLLLDEVLTGLTPIEAQTGVELVRRVRSTGVTVLMVEHVMEIVMPLVDRAIVLDLGKVLIEGKPADIVRDPKVISAYLGDRHAVGA from the coding sequence ATGACGCCCTTGCTCGAAACCAAAGGCGTCTGGCAACGCTTCTCCGGCCTGATCGCCAACAGCGACATCTCGATTTCGGTCGGCCGCGGCGAGATCGTCGGATTGATTGGCCCCAACGGCGCCGGCAAGTCGACGTTGTTCAATCTGATCGCGGGCGTGCTGCCGCCGACGCAGGGAACGATTTGGTTTAACGGCGAGGACGTCACCAGCCTGCCGGCGGCGGAGCGCTGCCAGCGCGGCATCGCGCGCACCTTCCAGGTGGTGAAGAGTTTCGAGACCATGACGGTCATCGACAACGTCATCGTCGGCGCGCTGGTGCGCAACACCGTCATGCGCGAGGCGCGCCGCAAGGCGCATGCGGTGCTGGATTTTTGCGGCCTCGCCGGCCGCGCCGACGTGCTCGCCAGCGAACTGATCCCTTCGGAAAAACGCAGGCTCGAGGTCGCGCGGGCGCTCGCGACCGAACCGAAACTGCTGCTGCTCGACGAAGTGCTCACCGGGCTGACGCCGATCGAGGCGCAGACCGGCGTCGAACTGGTGCGACGGGTGCGCTCGACCGGCGTTACGGTGCTGATGGTCGAACACGTCATGGAGATCGTGATGCCGCTGGTCGACCGCGCCATCGTGCTTGATCTCGGCAAGGTGCTGATCGAGGGCAAGCCGGCCGATATCGTTCGCGATCCGAAAGTCATCTCGGCCTATCTTGGGGATCGTCATGCTGTCGGTGCATGA
- a CDS encoding tartrate dehydrogenase: MSNQKKQYRIAVIPGDGIGKEVVPEGLRVLEQAAKKHGVSLHFDHFDFASWDYYEKHGEMMPEDWKAKIGKHDAIYFGAVGWPAKIPDHISLWGSLIKFRREFDQYVNLRPVRLMPGVPSPLANRKPGDIDFWVVRENTEGEYSSVGGRMFPDTDREFVTQQTVMTRIGVDRILKFAFDLAQSRPTKHLTSATKSNGISITMPYWDERVEAMAKKYPGVKWDKYHIDILTANFVLHPDWFDVVVGSNLFGDILSDLGPACTGTIGIAPSGNINPEGNFPSVFEPVHGSAPDIAGQGIANPIGMIWSGAMMLEHLGEKSAAASIVAAIERTLGERTLRTKDLGGNADTAVCGKAVAEMVE, translated from the coding sequence ATGAGCAACCAGAAAAAGCAATATCGGATCGCGGTCATTCCCGGCGATGGCATCGGCAAGGAAGTGGTGCCGGAGGGTCTGCGGGTGCTGGAGCAGGCCGCCAAGAAGCACGGCGTCAGCCTGCATTTCGACCATTTCGATTTCGCCTCCTGGGATTATTACGAAAAGCACGGCGAGATGATGCCGGAGGACTGGAAGGCGAAAATTGGCAAGCATGACGCGATCTATTTCGGCGCGGTCGGCTGGCCCGCGAAAATTCCCGATCACATTTCCTTGTGGGGATCGCTGATCAAATTCCGCCGCGAATTCGACCAATACGTGAACCTGCGCCCGGTGCGGCTGATGCCGGGGGTGCCGTCGCCGCTCGCCAACCGCAAGCCCGGCGATATCGATTTCTGGGTGGTGCGCGAGAATACCGAAGGCGAGTATTCTTCCGTCGGCGGGCGAATGTTCCCCGATACCGACCGCGAATTCGTGACCCAGCAGACGGTGATGACCCGCATCGGCGTCGACCGCATCCTGAAATTCGCCTTCGACCTGGCGCAGTCGCGGCCGACGAAGCATTTGACCTCGGCGACCAAATCCAACGGCATTTCCATCACCATGCCCTATTGGGACGAGCGCGTGGAGGCGATGGCCAAAAAATACCCCGGCGTAAAGTGGGACAAGTATCACATCGACATCCTCACCGCGAATTTCGTCCTGCATCCGGACTGGTTCGATGTCGTGGTCGGCTCGAATCTGTTCGGCGACATCCTCTCCGATCTCGGGCCGGCCTGCACCGGCACCATCGGTATCGCCCCGTCGGGCAATATCAATCCGGAAGGCAACTTTCCGTCCGTGTTCGAGCCGGTGCACGGCTCGGCGCCGGACATCGCAGGGCAGGGCATCGCCAATCCCATCGGCATGATCTGGTCGGGTGCGATGATGCTCGAACATCTCGGCGAGAAGAGCGCGGCGGCCTCGATCGTCGCCGCGATCGAGCGCACCCTCGGCGAACGCACGCTGCGCACCAAGGATCTCGGCGGCAACGCCGACACCGCCGTCTGCGGCAAGGCGGTCGCGGAGATGGTGGAGTAG
- a CDS encoding branched-chain amino acid ABC transporter permease — translation MDTSFAQRRRRDLIVAAVFAVLAALVPLFVKDVYVQNIMVLTLMYAALSQSWNILSGYCGQISLGHALYFGLGAYTTALLFTKFGVLPWFGMLGGGLISAVIAMALGYPCFRLRGHYFVIATIVIAEIALLLFQNWNWAGAALGIDIPVRGDSWLKFQFTRSKLPYFYFALGLACVAWLVTWWLEDSKWGYWWRAVKDNPDAAESLGVVVFNSKMGAAAVSAFLTAVGGSFYAQFVSYIDPESVMGFQFSLLMALPAVLGGIGTLWGPVLGAIILIPLTELTRSFIGGSGRGVDLIVYGTLIVLISLARPEGLVGLFSRRRKGTVR, via the coding sequence ATGGACACCAGCTTTGCCCAGCGCCGCCGCCGCGACCTGATCGTCGCCGCCGTGTTTGCCGTGCTCGCCGCTTTGGTGCCGCTGTTCGTCAAGGACGTCTACGTCCAGAACATCATGGTGCTGACGCTGATGTACGCGGCGCTGTCGCAGAGCTGGAATATCCTGTCCGGCTATTGCGGGCAGATTTCGCTCGGCCACGCGCTGTATTTCGGGCTCGGCGCCTACACCACCGCGTTGCTGTTCACCAAATTCGGCGTGCTGCCCTGGTTCGGCATGCTCGGCGGCGGCCTGATCTCGGCCGTCATCGCGATGGCGCTGGGCTATCCCTGCTTCCGCCTGCGCGGCCATTATTTCGTCATTGCCACCATCGTCATTGCCGAGATCGCGCTGCTGTTGTTCCAGAACTGGAATTGGGCCGGTGCGGCGCTCGGCATCGATATTCCCGTGCGCGGCGACAGCTGGCTCAAGTTCCAGTTCACGCGCAGCAAGCTGCCTTATTTCTATTTCGCGCTCGGGCTCGCCTGCGTCGCCTGGCTCGTGACCTGGTGGCTGGAGGATTCCAAATGGGGCTATTGGTGGCGCGCGGTGAAGGACAATCCGGACGCCGCCGAAAGTCTCGGCGTGGTCGTGTTCAATTCCAAGATGGGGGCGGCGGCGGTCTCCGCCTTCCTCACCGCGGTCGGCGGCAGTTTCTATGCGCAGTTCGTGTCCTATATTGATCCCGAGAGCGTGATGGGTTTCCAGTTCTCGCTGCTGATGGCGCTGCCGGCGGTGCTGGGGGGCATCGGCACGTTGTGGGGGCCGGTGCTGGGGGCGATCATTCTCATTCCGCTGACTGAACTGACACGCTCCTTCATCGGCGGCTCCGGCCGCGGCGTCGATCTGATCGTCTACGGCACGCTGATCGTGCTGATCTCACTGGCGCGCCCGGAAGGGCTGGTCGGGCTGTTCTCTCGGCGGCGCAAGGGAACGGTGCGATGA
- a CDS encoding putative hydro-lyase has translation MATTTAGIANGFVQGNLAILPEKLAASFHRFCQLNPKPCPIIGMSDVGDPRIPSLGIDLDIRTDLPRYRVWHDGEVAEEPTDIMAHWRDDLVAVVLGCSFSFEEALMADDLPIRHIERKVRVPMYRTNIACHPSGPFAGPMVVSMRPFKPADAIRAVQITSRFPAVHGAPVHLGHPHSIGIEDIAKPDYGDAVPVEADEIPVFWACGVTPQAVIAAAKLPFAITHAPGLMLVTDLRNKDLAVL, from the coding sequence ATGGCCACCACCACGGCCGGGATCGCCAACGGTTTCGTGCAGGGCAATCTGGCGATCCTGCCGGAAAAGCTCGCGGCGTCGTTTCACCGGTTCTGCCAGCTCAATCCGAAGCCATGTCCTATCATCGGCATGTCCGATGTCGGCGACCCCCGCATTCCCTCGCTCGGGATCGACCTCGACATCCGCACCGACCTGCCGCGCTACCGCGTCTGGCACGACGGCGAAGTGGCGGAAGAGCCGACCGACATCATGGCGCATTGGCGCGATGATCTGGTGGCGGTCGTGCTCGGCTGTTCGTTTTCGTTCGAGGAAGCGCTGATGGCGGACGACCTGCCGATCCGTCACATCGAGCGCAAGGTGCGCGTGCCGATGTACCGCACCAATATCGCATGCCACCCGTCGGGGCCGTTCGCGGGGCCGATGGTGGTGTCGATGCGCCCGTTCAAGCCTGCGGATGCGATCCGCGCGGTGCAGATCACCTCGCGCTTTCCCGCCGTGCATGGCGCGCCGGTTCATCTCGGCCATCCCCATTCGATCGGGATCGAGGATATTGCAAAGCCCGACTACGGCGACGCGGTGCCGGTCGAAGCCGACGAGATCCCGGTATTCTGGGCATGCGGCGTCACCCCGCAGGCGGTCATAGCAGCGGCGAAGCTGCCATTTGCGATTACGCACGCTCCCGGGTTGATGCTGGTGACGGACCTCCGTAACAAAGATTTGGCTGTGCTTTAA
- a CDS encoding NAD(P)-dependent oxidoreductase, translating to MRGVFVDANGSLADIFERQNKAGDPPVRVNRDADIKAEQMPGLLDGAEIVIIDHTPLPTDVARRCTGLKHVVFLGTGARSYMNPEELGELGIEVHLIKGYGDTAVAECTIALMWAAARGIAQMDREMRAGNWLREDGMQLTGKTLGLIGFGGIAAEVARIALGSGMKVMAWNRSPKNFAGVEFVALEKLLAESDVVSLHLLLNDETRGLVTAKHIAAMKPGVILVNTARAAMVDEAAMIAALKSGHIRHAGLDVFNTEPLPADHPLTKLPNVTLSAHSAFRTPEASENLIAAAWQHCRRIAKA from the coding sequence GTGCGCGGAGTTTTCGTCGATGCCAACGGCTCGCTGGCGGATATTTTCGAGCGCCAGAACAAGGCCGGCGATCCGCCGGTGCGCGTCAACCGCGACGCCGATATCAAAGCCGAGCAGATGCCCGGCCTGCTCGATGGCGCCGAGATCGTCATCATCGATCACACGCCGCTGCCGACGGATGTCGCGCGGCGCTGCACCGGGCTGAAGCACGTCGTCTTTCTCGGCACCGGTGCGCGCAGCTACATGAATCCGGAAGAGCTCGGCGAGCTCGGCATCGAGGTTCATCTGATCAAGGGCTATGGCGATACGGCGGTGGCCGAATGCACCATCGCGCTGATGTGGGCGGCGGCACGCGGCATCGCGCAGATGGACCGCGAGATGCGCGCCGGCAACTGGCTGCGCGAGGACGGCATGCAGCTGACCGGCAAGACGCTCGGCCTGATCGGCTTTGGCGGCATCGCCGCCGAGGTCGCCCGCATCGCGCTCGGCAGCGGCATGAAGGTCATGGCCTGGAACCGCTCGCCGAAGAACTTTGCCGGCGTCGAATTCGTCGCGCTGGAGAAGCTTTTGGCCGAAAGCGACGTCGTCTCGCTGCATCTGTTGCTGAACGACGAAACCCGCGGTTTGGTCACCGCAAAGCATATCGCCGCGATGAAACCCGGCGTCATCCTCGTCAACACCGCACGCGCGGCCATGGTCGACGAAGCCGCCATGATCGCAGCGCTGAAATCGGGCCACATCCGCCATGCCGGATTGGACGTCTTCAACACCGAGCCGCTGCCGGCCGATCACCCGCTGACCAAGCTGCCCAACGTAACGCTGTCGGCGCATTCGGCGTTCCGCACGCCGGAGGCGAGCGAGAACCTGATTGCTGCGGCGTGGCAGCATTGCCGCAGGATCGCGAAGGCGTGA
- a CDS encoding LysR family transcriptional regulator — MTDFKAIETFMWVVTLGSFRGAAQKLNTTQPAISQRIAQLEREVGVRLLQRDRRMVLPTPSGRQMTVYAEKLIGLRSEMLAVVGDRTAMHGVLRLGVAETIVHTWLSQLVKSVNHAYPNLSLEIEVDITSNLRTRLLAQEIELAFLLGPLTAPTVSNRVLCDYPVGFLASPSLGLGQRRLSVQDLAKFPIITFPRKTQPYEIVRSLFNRPGLPPMRLHASASLATVIHMAIEGLGIAVIPTAIVENEMADGRLQLLSTDLQIPALTFSASWLASPDTVAVERVAELAAKLAQGSVVIDAPPPARH, encoded by the coding sequence ATGACTGATTTCAAGGCAATCGAGACCTTCATGTGGGTGGTGACGCTCGGCAGCTTTCGCGGCGCGGCCCAGAAGCTCAACACCACCCAGCCCGCGATCTCGCAGCGGATCGCGCAGCTCGAGCGCGAGGTCGGCGTGAGGCTGCTGCAGCGCGACCGGCGCATGGTGCTGCCGACGCCGAGCGGACGGCAGATGACGGTCTACGCCGAGAAGCTGATCGGGCTGCGCTCGGAGATGCTGGCGGTGGTAGGCGACCGCACGGCGATGCACGGCGTGCTGCGGCTCGGCGTCGCCGAAACCATCGTGCACACCTGGCTGTCTCAACTGGTCAAAAGCGTCAACCACGCCTATCCCAATCTCTCGCTCGAAATCGAGGTCGACATCACCTCGAATTTGCGCACAAGGCTGCTGGCGCAGGAAATCGAGCTCGCCTTCCTGCTCGGTCCGCTGACGGCGCCGACCGTCAGCAACCGGGTGTTGTGCGACTATCCCGTCGGCTTCCTCGCCAGTCCTTCGCTCGGCCTCGGCCAGCGCAGGCTGTCGGTGCAGGATCTCGCGAAATTCCCGATCATCACCTTTCCGCGCAAGACGCAGCCCTACGAGATCGTGCGCTCGCTGTTCAACCGCCCCGGCCTGCCGCCGATGCGCCTGCATGCCTCGGCCTCGCTCGCAACCGTCATTCACATGGCGATCGAAGGCCTCGGCATCGCGGTGATTCCGACCGCGATCGTCGAGAACGAAATGGCCGACGGCCGGCTGCAATTGCTGTCGACCGATCTGCAGATTCCGGCGCTGACGTTTTCCGCAAGCTGGCTGGCCTCGCCCGACACCGTCGCGGTCGAGCGCGTCGCCGAACTCGCCGCCAAGCTGGCGCAGGGCAGCGTTGTCATTGACGCGCCGCCGCCGGCGCGGCATTGA
- a CDS encoding branched-chain amino acid ABC transporter permease, with the protein MGLLYGLIAAGLALIFGLMDVVNFAHGEFLMIAMYATFFLFAFFAIDPLLAAPLVAAALFVFGAVVYLLIVRFAVRAKANAGMVQIFSTFGLAIVMRGLAQFFFTPDYRSITHSWLGGKTVSISGIFLPVPQLAGALVSIAAFGALYFFINRTDFGRALEATREDAGAVALVGIDKNRVFALGWGLGAALVGLAGAIMAMFFYVYPDVGASFALIAYVTVALGGFGSVFGAFAGGIIVGLVEASTALILPPSLKSVGIYAVYLLVVFIRPRGLFGSI; encoded by the coding sequence ATGGGCCTGCTCTACGGCCTGATCGCCGCGGGGCTGGCGCTGATCTTCGGCCTGATGGACGTCGTGAACTTCGCGCACGGCGAATTCCTGATGATCGCGATGTACGCGACGTTCTTCCTGTTCGCGTTCTTTGCGATCGACCCCTTGCTGGCGGCGCCGCTGGTGGCGGCGGCGCTGTTCGTGTTCGGCGCGGTGGTCTACCTCCTGATCGTGCGGTTTGCGGTGCGGGCCAAGGCCAATGCCGGCATGGTGCAGATCTTCTCGACCTTCGGGCTTGCCATCGTGATGCGCGGGCTGGCGCAGTTCTTCTTCACGCCGGATTATCGCAGCATCACCCATTCATGGCTCGGGGGCAAAACCGTCTCGATATCGGGCATCTTCCTGCCGGTGCCGCAACTGGCCGGCGCGCTGGTGTCGATCGCGGCCTTCGGCGCGCTGTACTTCTTCATCAACCGCACCGATTTCGGCCGTGCGCTGGAAGCGACCCGCGAGGATGCCGGCGCGGTGGCACTGGTCGGCATCGACAAGAACCGGGTGTTCGCGCTGGGCTGGGGGCTGGGTGCCGCGCTGGTGGGGCTTGCCGGCGCGATCATGGCGATGTTCTTCTATGTCTATCCCGATGTCGGCGCGTCGTTCGCGCTGATCGCCTATGTCACGGTGGCCCTGGGCGGCTTCGGCAGCGTGTTCGGCGCGTTTGCCGGCGGCATCATCGTCGGTCTCGTCGAAGCCTCCACCGCCCTGATCCTGCCGCCGTCGCTGAAGTCGGTCGGGATCTATGCGGTTTATCTGCTGGTGGTGTTCATCCGGCCGCGCGGCCTGTTCGGGTCGATCTGA
- a CDS encoding Zn-dependent hydrolase has protein sequence MTKIASNLQIDSARLWDTIHETAKFGATPKGGVRRLTLGPEDKQVRDWFRRACETAGLQVHVDALGSMFALRKGRDMTKLAVGLGSHLDTQPTGGKFDGVLGTLAALEVVRTLNDAGIETDAPLCIVNWTNEEGSRFAPAMMASAAYVGDFTTDDILSRKDADGVTVAEALDSIGYRGETSVGTQKFASFVELHIEQGPILEAESKTIGVVDSGQGVLWYDGRITGFESHAGSTPMPLRRDALATLSEIVLAMESIAGKHGPKAVGTIGEAVIANPSRNVIPGEIAFTVDCRSADAGIMDALDRDLRAAAAEIAARRKVEVELDLVWRKPPTHFDPKLVDAVENAAKALGYSNRRITSGAGHDSCNLNTKIPAAMVFVPCKDGISHNELEDATQADCTAGANVLMHTVLALAGVAS, from the coding sequence ATGACCAAAATCGCCTCCAACCTGCAAATCGATTCCGCCCGGCTGTGGGACACGATCCATGAAACCGCGAAATTCGGCGCGACGCCGAAAGGCGGGGTGCGGCGGCTGACGCTCGGCCCCGAGGACAAGCAGGTGCGCGACTGGTTCCGCAGGGCATGCGAGACCGCCGGTCTGCAAGTGCATGTCGACGCGCTGGGTTCGATGTTCGCGCTTCGCAAGGGCCGCGACATGACAAAACTTGCCGTGGGCCTCGGCTCCCATCTCGACACCCAGCCGACCGGCGGCAAGTTCGACGGCGTGCTCGGCACGCTGGCCGCCCTCGAAGTGGTCCGCACGCTCAACGATGCCGGCATCGAGACCGACGCGCCGCTCTGCATCGTCAACTGGACCAACGAAGAAGGCTCGCGCTTTGCGCCGGCGATGATGGCGTCGGCCGCCTATGTCGGCGACTTCACCACCGACGATATATTGTCGCGCAAGGACGCCGATGGCGTCACGGTGGCGGAGGCGCTGGACAGCATCGGCTATCGCGGCGAAACATCGGTCGGCACCCAGAAATTCGCAAGCTTCGTCGAGCTGCACATCGAACAGGGGCCGATTCTCGAAGCGGAGAGCAAGACCATCGGCGTGGTCGATTCCGGCCAGGGCGTGCTGTGGTACGACGGCAGGATCACCGGCTTCGAAAGCCATGCCGGCTCGACGCCGATGCCGCTGCGCCGCGACGCGCTCGCGACCTTGTCGGAGATCGTGCTGGCAATGGAGAGCATCGCCGGAAAGCACGGCCCGAAAGCGGTCGGCACCATCGGCGAGGCCGTGATCGCCAATCCCTCGCGCAACGTCATTCCCGGCGAAATCGCCTTCACCGTCGATTGCCGCAGCGCCGACGCCGGAATCATGGACGCGCTGGACAGGGATCTGCGCGCCGCGGCCGCCGAAATCGCCGCGAGGCGCAAAGTGGAGGTCGAGCTCGATCTGGTCTGGCGCAAGCCGCCGACGCATTTCGATCCAAAATTGGTCGACGCGGTGGAGAACGCCGCCAAGGCGCTCGGCTATTCCAACCGACGCATCACCTCGGGCGCGGGCCACGATTCCTGCAACCTGAACACGAAAATTCCGGCGGCGATGGTGTTCGTGCCCTGCAAGGACGGCATCAGCCACAACGAACTCGAGGACGCGACCCAGGCCGATTGCACCGCCGGCGCCAACGTCCTGATGCACACCGTGCTGGCGCTTGCCGGCGTCGCGTCTTAA
- a CDS encoding aldolase, with product MTETRVREEICRLGRSLFERGLTPGSSGNISVRLDDGGWLVTPTNASLGFLDPARLSRLDAAGKLTSGDAPTKEVPLHTALYQTRSSARAVVHLHSTHSVALSMLPEIDPRAALPPMTAYYLMKCGQTALVPYYRPGDPAVADAIKGLAGKYSSVLLANHGPVVAGDTLEAAVFATEELEETAKLYLLLRGLNPRYLTPGQIADLSKTLGLTLPEHGHD from the coding sequence ATGACCGAAACCCGGGTACGCGAGGAAATCTGCCGGCTCGGCCGCTCGCTGTTCGAGCGCGGGCTGACGCCGGGCTCGTCGGGCAATATCAGCGTGCGCCTGGACGACGGCGGCTGGCTCGTGACGCCGACCAATGCCTCGCTCGGCTTTCTCGACCCGGCGCGGTTGTCGCGGCTGGATGCCGCAGGCAAGCTCACTTCCGGCGATGCCCCGACCAAGGAAGTGCCGCTGCACACGGCGCTGTACCAGACCCGCAGCTCGGCGCGCGCGGTGGTGCATCTGCATTCGACACATTCGGTGGCACTCTCGATGCTGCCCGAAATCGATCCGCGCGCCGCGCTGCCGCCGATGACGGCCTATTACCTGATGAAATGCGGGCAGACGGCGCTGGTGCCGTATTATCGGCCCGGCGACCCGGCGGTCGCCGACGCCATCAAGGGGCTCGCCGGAAAATACTCGTCCGTGCTGCTCGCCAATCACGGCCCGGTGGTCGCGGGCGACACGCTGGAAGCCGCGGTGTTCGCCACCGAGGAACTGGAGGAAACCGCAAAACTCTATCTGCTGCTGCGCGGGCTCAACCCGCGTTATTTGACGCCGGGGCAGATCGCGGATTTGTCGAAGACGCTCGGGCTGACGCTGCCGGAGCATGGCCACGATTGA
- a CDS encoding ABC transporter ATP-binding protein — MLSVHEITTAYQGLVAISAVSIEVARGEIVLVAGANGAGKSTLLKSIAGAERPRSGTVTFDGARIDGKPQHVITAGGIAYVPENRRLFPRLSVRDNLRLGSYLYRGEADRDEPLGLVFELFPRLSERLEQRAETLSGGEQQMLAIGRALMTRPRLLMLDEPSQGIMPKLVDEIFQAVKRIRDTGLTVLIVEQRMAECLDIADRAYILQTGRVLMQGTAGDIKGNPDVRKAYLGL; from the coding sequence ATGCTGTCGGTGCATGAAATCACCACCGCCTATCAGGGGCTGGTCGCGATCTCGGCCGTCTCGATCGAAGTCGCCAGGGGCGAGATCGTGCTGGTCGCCGGTGCCAACGGCGCCGGCAAGTCGACCTTGCTAAAATCCATCGCCGGCGCCGAACGTCCGCGCTCCGGCACCGTGACGTTTGACGGCGCCCGGATCGACGGCAAGCCGCAGCATGTGATCACCGCCGGCGGCATCGCCTATGTGCCGGAGAACCGCCGGCTGTTTCCGCGCCTGTCGGTGCGCGACAATTTGCGGCTCGGCAGCTACCTCTACCGCGGCGAGGCTGATCGCGACGAGCCGCTGGGCCTCGTGTTCGAGCTGTTCCCGCGGCTGTCGGAACGCCTGGAGCAGCGCGCCGAAACGCTTTCCGGCGGCGAGCAGCAGATGCTGGCGATCGGGCGCGCGCTGATGACGCGGCCGCGGCTGTTGATGCTCGACGAGCCGTCGCAGGGCATCATGCCGAAACTGGTCGACGAGATTTTCCAGGCGGTGAAACGCATCCGCGATACCGGCCTGACCGTGCTGATTGTCGAACAGCGCATGGCCGAATGCCTCGACATCGCCGACCGCGCCTACATCCTGCAAACCGGCCGCGTACTGATGCAGGGCACGGCCGGTGACATCAAGGGCAATCCCGACGTAAGGAAGGCGTATCTGGGATTGTGA
- a CDS encoding ABC transporter substrate-binding protein yields the protein MTVTRRNVLLGATAAAALLPIASRAQSSEVVIGVIYPFSGASAQIGVDAQKAFETAAEVINKSYDFDLPLARGEGLPGLGGAKVRLVFADHQADPQKGRAEAERLITQEKVCAIIGTYQSAVAVTVSQICERYQIPFISADNSSPSLHRRGLKFYFRAAPHDEMFSGAMFDFFDSMKKKGTKIETLSLFHEDTIFGTDSGNAQLKLANDRGYKVLADIKYRANSPSLSAEVQQLKAANANVLMPSSYTTDGILLVKTMAELGYKPNAIVAQDAGFSEKALYDAVGDKLEGVISRGSFSLDLAAKRPMVGKINAMFKEKSGKDLNDFSSRQFMGLVVMADAINRAKSTDGDKIREALVATDMPGEQTIMPWKRVKFDEMGQNNDADPVLLQYIGGKFVTIFPPQAAVAEAVWPMK from the coding sequence ATGACCGTCACCCGCCGAAATGTGTTGCTTGGAGCCACTGCCGCCGCGGCATTGCTGCCGATCGCGTCCCGCGCGCAGAGCTCCGAAGTGGTGATCGGCGTCATCTATCCTTTCTCGGGCGCCAGCGCGCAGATCGGGGTTGATGCGCAGAAGGCATTCGAGACGGCGGCCGAGGTCATCAACAAGAGCTACGATTTCGATCTGCCGCTGGCGCGCGGCGAGGGATTGCCGGGTCTCGGCGGTGCCAAGGTCCGTCTCGTGTTCGCCGACCACCAGGCCGATCCGCAGAAGGGCCGCGCCGAAGCCGAGCGCCTGATCACGCAGGAGAAGGTCTGCGCCATCATCGGCACCTATCAGAGCGCGGTCGCCGTCACCGTCAGCCAGATCTGCGAGCGCTACCAGATCCCGTTCATCTCGGCGGACAATTCCTCGCCGAGCCTGCATCGCCGCGGCCTGAAATTCTATTTCCGCGCCGCGCCGCATGACGAGATGTTCTCGGGCGCGATGTTCGACTTCTTCGATTCCATGAAGAAGAAGGGCACCAAGATCGAGACGCTGTCGCTGTTCCACGAGGACACCATCTTCGGCACCGATTCCGGCAATGCGCAGCTCAAGCTCGCGAACGACCGCGGCTACAAGGTGCTGGCCGACATCAAGTACCGCGCCAATTCGCCGTCCTTGTCGGCGGAAGTGCAGCAGCTCAAGGCGGCCAATGCCAATGTGCTGATGCCCTCGAGCTACACCACCGACGGCATCCTGCTGGTGAAGACCATGGCCGAGCTCGGTTACAAGCCGAACGCCATCGTAGCACAGGACGCGGGCTTCTCCGAAAAGGCGCTGTATGACGCGGTCGGCGACAAGCTCGAAGGCGTGATCTCGCGCGGCAGCTTCTCGCTCGATCTCGCCGCCAAGCGGCCGATGGTCGGCAAGATCAACGCCATGTTCAAGGAGAAGTCGGGCAAGGACCTCAACGACTTCTCGTCGCGCCAGTTCATGGGCCTGGTCGTGATGGCGGACGCGATCAATCGCGCCAAGTCCACCGACGGCGACAAGATCCGCGAGGCGCTGGTGGCCACCGACATGCCGGGCGAACAGACCATCATGCCGTGGAAGCGCGTCAAGTTCGACGAGATGGGGCAGAACAACGACGCCGACCCGGTGCTGCTGCAATATATCGGCGGCAAGTTCGTCACCATCTTCCCGCCGCAAGCCGCCGTCGCCGAAGCTGTCTGGCCGATGAAGTAA